In Rutidosis leptorrhynchoides isolate AG116_Rl617_1_P2 chromosome 2, CSIRO_AGI_Rlap_v1, whole genome shotgun sequence, one genomic interval encodes:
- the LOC139888936 gene encoding uncharacterized protein, with protein sequence MELVHELANGFDVFWLTQVPRGQKKKEDALSKLATLAFDHLRKNVWVEVLTEKSIDEKSTIAPIEEESLNWMTPLVKLLTEGELPVDEKEARKVCMKAPMYVLIEGALYRKSYLGPSLFCIGPNQAKEVLREVH encoded by the coding sequence ATGGAGCTGGTGCATGAACTAGCAAATGGATTTGATGTATTTTGGTTAACGCAGGTACCCAGGGGGCAAAAAAAGAAAGAAGACGCGTTGAGCAAATTGGCCACTCTGGCCTTCGATCATCTGCGGAAAAATGTGTGGGTTGAAGTGTTAACAGAAAAATCTATTGATGAGAAATCAACTATTGCGCCCATCGAGGAGGAAAGCCTAAATTGGATGACACCATTGGTAAAATTGTTAACCGAGGGCGAACTTCCTGTAGACGAAAAAGAAGCGCGAAAGGTTTGCATGAAAGCTCCCATGTACGTGTTAATTGAAGGAGCTTTATACAGAAAATCTTATTTAGGTCCGAGCCTGTTTTGCATCGGACCTAATCAAGCTAAGGAGGTGCTCCGAGAAGTTCACTAG
- the LOC139888937 gene encoding uncharacterized protein, with the protein MLKNSLKKSDFRWTEEAEKYFVEMKSLLKELPTLTALVAGETLMLYLATSKEAISSVLVADRGSKALSGSEVNYPPIEKLEYALVHTAHKLCRCFQAHSIVVLTDQPIRHVLYKPEVSSRLAKWAIELEKHEINYSPRTAVKGQILADYLAETIGEVEALTESTTISCGENQVWELYIDGACGPEGAGTGLVLTSPDGEEHTYALQFTFAATNNESEYEALLSGLRIAQRLGIKHLDAYVDS; encoded by the exons ATGCTTAAAAATTCACTGAAGAAGTCAGATTTCAGATGGACAGAGGAAGCTGAAAAATATTTTGTCGAGATGAAGTCGCTCCTAAAGGAGCTACCTACTTTGACTGCGCTTGTAGCGGGAGAGACGTTGATGCTGTATCTTGCGACTTCAAAGGAGGCCATCAGTTCCGTTCTGGTCGCAGATAGGGGCAG CAAAGCACTTAGCGGCAGCGAAGTTAACTACCCACCTATTGAAAAACTTGAGTATGCGCTAGTACACACAGCTCATAAGTTGTGCAGATGCTTCCAGGCGCACTCGATAGTGGTGTTAACTGACCAACCAATAAGACAT GTGTTGTACAAGCCTGAGGTTTCGAGTAGACTGGCTAAGTGGGCCATTGAATTAGAAAAGCATGAAATCAATTACTCCCCGCGCACGGCGGTAAAAGGCCAGATACTTGCAGATTACTTGGCAGAAACAATAGGAGAAGTAGAGGCACTCACAGAAAGTACCACAATCAGCTGTGGCGAGAATCAGGTATGGGAACTGTATATAGATGGAGCTTGCGGACCCGAAGGCGCAGGCACCGGATTGGTTCTCACAAGTCCCGATGGAGAGGAGCATACTTATGCGCTCCAATTCACGTTCGCTGCGACCAACAATGAGTCCGAATATGAAGCATTGTTGTCTGGGTTGCGCATAGCGCAACGACTTGGAATAAAGCACTTGGATGCATACGTGGACTCATAG